The nucleotide sequence agggtgagaaggccatacagaggggtCTGGCCCGGCTGGATccatgggctgaggccaattgtctgaggttcaccaaggtcctgcacttgggtcacaacaaccccatgaacgctgcaggctggggaagagcggctggaaagtgccccaggaaaaggccctgggggtgttggtgccagcggctgatcatgagccagcgtgtgcccaggtggccaagaggccaccagcgtcctggctggtcccagcactggagtggccagcaggcccagggcagtgaccgtccctgtgctgggacctggggaggacaaaccgCCAACcctgggggcagctctgggcccctcaggccaaaaaaggccttgaggtgctggagcgagttgagagaagggaacggagctggtgaggggctggagcacaagtgtgatgggagcggctgagggacctggggggttcagctggagaacaggagctgaggggagaccttctgatctctgaactgcctgaaaggagcttggagccaggggggtcgggctctgctccccaggaacaagtgccaggagcagaggaaacggcctcaagttgcgccaggggaggttgaggttggatctgggaacaatttcttccccaaagggctgtggggcattggaacaggctgcccagggcagtgctggagtcaccatccctggagggttggacagacggacatgaggttctcagggacatggtggacttggcagtgttggcttagcggttggacttgatgatcttaaaggtcttttccaacctgaacGATTCTGTGATACGCATCTTACATACCCCTGTTTTGTGTTTGGATAAGTCCATCCCAAATTGTGCTGGTCCAGCAGTCAAGACCACCCTGCCAAAGAATGGGTGGGAAACGATTTGAACAGCACGAGGAGGCAGCTGTTGCTCCTTCTGTTGCTGACTGGAGAGCTCAATCATTTCCTGCATGAACCGTAAGCCATCTTCAGCATCCAGTGAACTTGCTGCCTGAGTAGTAAAGAAACACtaagtttcttcttaaatatttgagaaacttgaaaaaaaataaataaattgaacTTTTGTTTGGACCGCTGgtataaagattttaaaatacagagtgGATGCTCACTGGCATTCATTCATAATTTCAAATAAGGACGTTAACTTTTTAGCATCacacagaagatgaaaaacatacaaacatatATAGACCTACTAAAGAAAGGGCAGTATCCTGCATATCCAGCTCATGCACTTTGTTCCACAGTCTGGCTGTCCCTCCTGAGCCTCTAAGTGTCAAATACCATCGCTAGTAGGATTTTActgaaagttttttaaaaaacaagtacTGTCAAGTCTTACTTGCACTGCGTGCTGCACTAATTGTACTCTGCCATCTTTCAGATGAATCAAACTGACTCCCATCTTCTTCAGTATCTCCAAGTGTTCGGGATTACTGGCCATGAAATCTCTGGCTCTCAATGGTGGCTTTGGTCCACTTCCCAAACTCTCTTCTCTGCCGAAAGACATTGGAGAGCAAAGCTTTAAAAACCAGATTATTCTTGAATTCTCACAAGTTATTCTTACCACCACTAGATTAGAATTCTTTGGAATAATATTGAGTAAAAGCTTCACTAGAAATCCACTTCTCCATTAAaccatcttttttaaaaagctgtcaaTATTATCAATAATTTTGTAGTGCAAAAAAGCACATGCAATGTTGATAACTACCATATGCTGTCTCTCATTTCTAAATAGCCTTATTGTAAGACTAACTAAACCCAGTTTTCCTCATACAGTTGATACTCAGTTTACTCCCAAAGTATTAATATCAAAGGGGTGGCCAGAAGGATAAACCTCCTCAGCTCTAACAGACTATCCTATATTCTTCAAAACAGGTGAAGTTAGATATGGTAGCATGACTTGCTTACTACAAAGAAGAGCTGCACAGCTGTTCAAGAGACTAGAGAAACTGATTTTACAAATCAGAGAGACAGAATTCCTGTAGTACCTGGGCTACAATTCCTGCTTGAAGTATGTGACTGGTTAACCTCCTTTTGCTTTAAAAGAGCCACTAATTCCTGCTGGAAATGGACTGTCTTGCTGATGATGCCAAACATAATTAATTTGTCCTGTAGCTGGGCTATCCATGCCTAAAGGGCTCCAAACTCAAGCAGAACAAGCTCCAATACACCTCCTATTTCTCCTTCCGTGCATGACAGACCCCATTCCGTTCAGTCTTACGCTAACAACAGACAGAAAATATCCATCTTACACTCTGGAAACACCCCGAGGGCAGCTCTTATCCACCACGTTTTTCAAGGGTTCACGAATGCTCTGAGCGAACATGGGGTCATTTGGGAAAAGAATCTGGGTGTTGGGACAGGTCCAGTCAAAGTTGCTGTCATCCAGCTCCGTGTACTCTGTCGTCTGAAACGAAAGACACACTTCACCTGGTCAAAATGCAGGTTACAATTGTATAGGAAGAAATTCAAAGTCTTTATGATTTCATTGGATTTTTGCCTTTATGAAGCGTGGACCAGCTGCAGGTCTTAGGTAATTCTCGCTTTGTGTTActacaaaaacacaaaccaaagaTTCTCCTCCTCAGGAGCCACACAGACCTGCAAGTCTGAATGGGCAAGGATGAATCTCCACACAATTCAAACAATCGCTGTTTTCAGGAGAGATGACAGAGTTAACATGTGCACAAATTGCTGTTCTGTAACATGTGAAACCACGTGGAACGGTGATTTGGAGCCGTATTTAACCTGTTCTTAGTTTTGCAAATAACTGGTTGTGGATAACTGGCAAGTTATTTTCTCACCTATAAAAATTAAAGTCGTATTTACCTGTTTGCAACACATTAGCTAATTACAAAATCAAGTATTTAAAGGCTCCCTAAAAAACAAGGCCTAAAAGGCTGTTAGCTTACTGGAACAGACGCTTTAAAATCCCTGTGCTCGTAGTGTGACACATAGTAGTCACATCACTTCAGAAAGAAGGTCTTGCAAGCGTCAGCATAATAAAACACGACCTTTCCTGTTTACGAACATAAATACAAACAGGATGTTCGGTTCCTGCTGCCAACTAAGTCACAGGCATTTGGGCTGTTtataataaaagtaatttacaCGCTCCATGTTTCCATATCATTTTTTCTCCCCATCAGATAAATTCCATTGAAGAGTAACACGCTTGTCTGTGAACACCTTTTCCAATGGATCTTTGCCACTTTGCTTTAAAGAGCTTaagaaaactgcatttgaaCAATTTACTTGATCGTCTTTGTCGACCTTTTTTAACATCTGCTGTTCTCAAGGGAATTACACAGGTCAGGCCACCGGCTCTGGGAATCCTGCCTGTCTTCAAAGTATCAGCTTCTCACTCTGGGAGAAGTTAGGTCAAATTTACGATGCTCCAAGGTATGCTTGTATTATTATAGGTTATTCTGGAAGGTTAAGGAATTTGTAAACCCGTAAGCGTTTTCACCTTTGCACACCAGATGCTACTGCAGGGACTGAAACAATTACATATCCCCAAAGCTATAGCTGTATCTTGTCAAACTAACTCGGTACTGGTCTCAAAAAAACCTTGCAAAATTCACCAAGGGCTTGAGTAGTAAAATAAGCAACAAAAATATAGGCACGCtgttgcaatttaaaaaaaaaataatagaaaattaaaGTATCATATTGTATTATTCTCAAGTTTATACAGAGATGgggaattgttttctttttatatatggCTAATAACCCacagcttttcttcctcaagATTCAATGGTGCAGAATCCAGTCGTGGGAACTTTACTCGTATTCACGTGACTCTCACTGCTGATATCATGAAATAGTTCATATTAAACCAAGTGTTAAAAACTGATGTACTACTTCAGATTGGGAATTTCCCccatcttttttcctcatttcctctCATAAAAAAGGACCCGCTTCAAAGCGCCACTAAAACTGCCGTGAATTTGAGCTGTtacttactgtattttttttagagaTGGTTTGGTTTGCAGTGGAAAGCCACAGTGGTAATAGATGAGCTTCTGTAGTGAAGATATAATCTTCAATGTCGAAAATCATGTCTTCCTTATCGGCAAACAGCAGGTAAAGATATTTAAACATCTCGGCCAGAAAGAAAGAGTCCATTCTATGGAAAAAAGTGAATGTCCTTTAGGAAAATCCCCTTTTATCTAAACCATCAGTAAAACAAATATTGCTCTGTCTCTGAAGATTTCCTGACTATTATTGTTGAACTGACTTCCATTTAGTGCTCCTTCCACTTGGAAGAAATGATGTTTGGAGGGAAATATTTCAGCATGTTCAATACGCAACGGCAttatagaaaaaacaaataaacctcaTTGCAAACTTCTAGATTTGAAGTACATTTTGTTTGCAAGTAATTCATCTATTGCTCTgggacaaacaaaacaaactataaAGCTATTTAAAATCGTTTAGAGACTCTGACGAACGGGTAACTTAAGACTTGGTTATTGAACTGAAGACAGAGAGCTACTCACGAGTCAGTTAATTCAATTATATAAACAGGGTAACGacgttttttttcctataatctttttatggaagaaaaatcattGCAAAATCTTTCACCTGTCTTCATGACTTCCCGTACGAACATCCTTCATTGCAGCAAAGCCGCAAGGTACCCTCGCGTACTTGTTCAAGTTCTCTATGAGTGTTTTTCCAACTTCTAGATAGTAAGGGTCCCCTGTAGCCTATAGAAGAAGAACAAAGCCAAACCCAAACATATAAGTGCACTTAGACTTAGTGTACAATCAGCAGCTTTCCTTCTCCTAACGCTAGTTTATTGATTCCCTACCTTCCCAGACACCGGTGAAGTCTAATTTATTAATAGTGCTAAACAGTCACAAGAGAGACTTGTGATACGCGACTGCATTGCTTTTTATGGCTATGCAGATAAGCATGTGGAAGCatttacagaaacagaagacattTAGACCCTGTTCTTCTCTGCAAGGTACAAGTGGCTTCTGCTCTTAGTCTCTAAGTTCTCTTCAAGAGAGATCAGCAATACCtaagtatatttaaaaatatgggCCTTCATCGCTGAATGGTTTTCTTCCTCGTTCCagccacagaaaacagaattccTACAACAAGTTTTGATACGTTCATCTTGTTTATATACAGAACTGGCTCCAGTAGATAAAATAAGCTGGAGGAAGTCTACTCATTCTATATTGAAATAAAACACCAATGAAATTGTAGGTGCCAGACAAAGCGACCCAAAGCCAGCGGAATGAAAGCGATCTTACCTTATACAAGAAGTAAGTGCTTTCGGCAAACTCCGGCCTTAAAGGATGCTGAGCCCAGTGAACTCTGAAGTCTGTTGTGAACGcctgaggaggaaaaagaacGGGCACAAATACATTcaagaataaaaagcaaacagggGTTTATTTTGCATCCTGCGTTAACTCGATTACAGCAGCGCAGGACTGAAGGCCCAGCATCAGTCTCAGGAGCTACAAAAGCATCTTTGCTTAAATACAAACAACTGATCTTTCAAAGTTTCCTTCCTAAGCacaaagcacttaaaaaaacacCCCGAAAACTCCTAAGGAGCCAAATCGTACCTTTTTAAAAGGACTCAAATACACCATTCCAGTGCTTACAGAGCGTTTCTCCAGATGAGGTGGATGTGATGTTAATTAAAGTGTTGTCTATTAGGCAAAATTTCAGAACATTCTCTCAGAACAATCTTTAATAATCTTCAGCATTAATGCTACCACGTTACTAAGCAGCTACTGCTACGCGTGCTTATACAAGCTTTACATACCGAAATGAGCCAAAGTCAATTCAGCAACAGCTTCCTATTACTGTGTTAATTACAGtataactgaaggaaaaatatgtcaTAACCGAAACGCAGTTGTCACGCATGCAGAACGGTAAATCGCAATAGAATGCTGTGGAAATGAGCCTTTGGTTCTAATAACACATATACCTACTCTTTTTTCAAAGGGATAGCTGAGACTGCTCAAATCGAGGTAAGAATTAAGTTTTACGCGATCAAAACATTACGACCTTACCTCCGGAAGAAAGTTATGCTTTTTTATAACCTGATACAGCATCTCATGAGTTTCAATAGCAGGTCTGATGTCGCCCTTCAACACCTAAAATTCAATAATAAAATTAACACTAATTCAGCATGCACAGGAATAATCTTCCAAGTTAGGCACACTGCGTTCATGTAAACCTACAGACTGATATCTACGTTTCCAGCAGCTCATACTGTAAATATCACCCCTTTTCAGTGTCAGCCACTGATATTCCGTAAGAGCTTTTTAAGCAAAATCAGCGAGCTCCATGTAGAAAAAAGGTCTCTATCATGGAGGAAATGTGATGCAGTTTGTCTTAAAGACGTAAATGGCACACGAACTAGAAAATTTGTCACCGGACTACTGAAAACCAGCGTCATTTGAGTGTATTGGAGTGAAGAAGTGAATCATATGGACATACTTGTCTTGATACTTCATGGCTAAAGATGCACATTAACTTGCATCCTCGCACTGAAGCGACAGGAGGAGGGAGCACAGAAACCCTCATTCggtatttctgaaaatcaaatgaCTGAGATTGACTTGTTGGTGATATATCCAGTCTATTCGATTGTTTACTTGCTATGAAAATCATCTACACATGGGTTTTAAACCTTACCTGCAACCCGGGGAAGAAAGCCAGCAAAGAATCCATCCAGGTCCTTGCATttagcatgggtttatgaataTGAACGTCAAGGAGAAGAGGTGGTTGGCTAATGTATCTCATTATGGCATCGTAGTGCTGCCAAACACCAGAAAAATCATGAGTGTATATTATCAATACATTTTACAAACCAGATCTAGATCTCAGCCTATGCAAAACTCCACATTATCACACACGCAATACACCTCACATTTTCCAAGTAACACACATACACAACAGTATATTCAGCAGACGGGTGATAAACAAGTAACTATCACAGTCAGGCACTTTTTGGGGCTGAATCTTTAAGCAGACGCTACAAAAAGctgacatttctttctttaaacagGGGAATTCTAAAGCAAATGCATCTCAGGAGTGGAACAGAAAAACCAGGTATTCGAAACCAACAACTCAGCTGCACTTGATGCCTCAGAAGAACTTTAAAACCCACTTGTCAACTTGCTGGCTTCCAATTTCCaataagaaacatttaaaagacATAATTGAGGCAAAATACAATACTGGTGGCTCCAGGttagaaatatgaaataatgaTTAATCTGTTGCAACAGGCCTTTAGCTACTGATTTATTCCAAGTTTAATATTGCTTATGATATCGACTTTTTTACTGGCTATTgctcttttcaaaacaaagaacacTTTTAGGAAATAATAATGATGCTGAGAAAGTTCTTAACGAATTTAGTGACCCGAGTGTGTTTTTCAGCTTGTAAGTTTGATATATTTAAGAGTATACTGGGCCTTAGGATctgcagtgcaatgcaaggtcCAGACTTTGATTTTCAGACCTTTTTTGTTGCTCCAGGACAGAAAGCAATTGTACTACGGCTTGTAAGAAGCCCTTACGTtgttttatagaaacatttgcAGAGTTACACTCTCCAAGGTGATGCTGAAATACAGTTTGTCCTGCACAGAAAACAGGGGAAAAGGTGCAGAAGAGTCCGATTTTCATGGAATGGGGTTGAAAATAGCTGCTCAGGTGACAATTCACCCAAGATTAGCaaaaatatagtaaaataaAAGAGCTAGCACTAACACCAAAATCAGGAATTCTGAAGCTGTCTTCACAGGTTTCTCAGGTTAACAGCTGACTGACAATACAATTAGTCTCAAATTTGTCTTACAGAAGGCACAAACCTGAGCGAGGTGTTAACTTACCGTGTTAAATCTCTCCAGGAAACTGTCATCTCCCAGCAAGACATAGGCTTTTAATAAATATTCATAATATGAATCTATTCCCGCTCCAACTCCGCTATCTAGAAACGGCAGAGAATGAAAAGGTGGGTTTTTCTTGAAGCAGCTCTACGGACGTTTTCACTTGGCTTCATTTAAGAATTAAGGCACAGCTGGGTGCAGAGCCACCATACTCTACGCTGACGGTTTTGCAGTATTGGTGCACACGGTGATACAAACAGACGTGCATTGAAGCCAGTTGTTTCGCTTTCCccatacaaaaatatttctactgGCTACCACACACAACCACAGTCCTATTTATATTTATCCTATGTATTTATAGCAGAAACTCTGAGAATTTATCCCGAGGCATTCCCATCTCAGTATGAGTGAATCAGAGAACACTTTCTTTGCAATGAACAACAAAATaccctttcagagcaggtttCTCCAGCACTCATATTATATAACTCCGCTTGCCTACcccattaatatttttaaatagtctAGATAAATGTTTTGGGGGCAGGGGGTTGTGTCAAGAGACTTTTCTTGCCCAAAACCACTTGCGCCCCCTGATCCCGGTCGGAATATCACGCACCTTTGCGGACCCAGTCTCCAGTGTGAATATTAATAGTAACGCCCACTAAATTGCTGCTGCGCTGCCTCTTTTCCCAAATAAAATCGAGCGCTTTCCGGGCGTATTcctgcaacaacaaaaaccgcTCGTTAAAGGGAATTATAGAGAAACGCAGATACTAAggcttattatttttttttgcctattgAAATTAGGCTATGAAGCAATGTTTCATATATAACAATTATAGAACTCAGTATTGCACACCCTTAAACAGGAGGATGTTATTCTGCTGCTGATTAGAAAGTCAAGAAATAGAACAGCCTTAGAACCAAAACTGCTGTGTCTTCTCAGACAAGGTGAAGCAGCAGCCCCTTTTCTTTAGTATCCAACTTACATGCGTTCTTTGTATACACAAAAAGCAGCTTTAAGGTACCAACTTACCCACCAAAAACGGCTCTAAATTACCAAATACATGCAGGGGATTTTAGGGGGACAAGTTTTACCGAAACACTCAACACAGGCCCAGCTGTGCTTCCATGAAATTAAATACCAGGCCCATGCTAATTCTAATCTGAAAAAGAGTGTATTTTTGTTGGTATCATATCGAAGAAATACtcacaaacattttcctttagCTTGCTGCTGACAGTCTGACCTTAGATAAGTCTTGCACAGCTTCACCGGGActatgtttggggttttttgcctttttaagcTGCATTCTAAGGAACAAGTATGtcacttttccttttgctaGTCCTGACCCCTCTACCCATCAACCTATGCAAGCATCACCCTTTAGCCAGTCTTCAGTGTATTTATTGCCTTCTGTAACTTCTTCCAAACAACATTAGTTCCTGTGGTTTTTAAACAGTCAAATAGAcacttttagaaataaaagcccaaacacaACAAATCTGAACACACACAAACGTTTTGTGTGGAACAGCTAAAATACGCACCCATTTGATAAACTCTAttcttttccccccaaattACAGAAAGGTAATAGAACACTAAGCAATAACTCATCCCCAAAAATAAAGTAACATAGAAAGCAAACCTCAAATATAGATGTTCCTGTGAATCGGCTTAAAGCTGCAAACTCAAGGATCAAGGTACCTGCACAAGCTGTGCAGGTATCGGTTTCTGTTCCAGTCCGTGCTTCCGGATGCCTTACACCAAACTTTAAGTTAACCTAGAGAACAACAGAGATAATCATCTTTATGTTCCCTAGCTCAAAGATTTACAGGCGCCCCTtcgttttgctttgctttgctttaccacATACTGACAACTCAAGGGAAGATTTTTGTGCCATTCAAAGAATCTGCAGCAAGCTTTATTTGAATACCACGAAGGATTTTACCTGCAGTATTTTTAGATTACAGCCACCTTTGCCCTCTTACAAATCTGGACGTGGCCCATGAAGATTAATCAGTTTTGAGCTAAATTCACAAGCATATGCTTGCAAGCTGATCTTTCACTGACTTTGTGAGCGAAACGTATCAAACCAAAACGATTCTCCTCAGCTACTTGGTGGTACTTATAGGAGCAGGGAGCAAGACAAGATTACTATTACTACTCACGCACAACACCACATCTTAGTATTTTCAGAGCTGGAAATATAAGGATTCAGAGAGcctaaaactgtattttaaaatacaaggtAGCACGTATTACAAATGAG is from Columba livia isolate bColLiv1 breed racing homer chromosome 8, bColLiv1.pat.W.v2, whole genome shotgun sequence and encodes:
- the EDEM3 gene encoding ER degradation-enhancing alpha-mannosidase-like protein 3 isoform X2, which codes for MSGAAGCQGGGSERGPRWRRPWKLLALGLLSASSVLAAAPGAGAMSKEEKRQLGNQVLEMFDHAYSNYMEHAYPADELMPLTCRGRVRGQEPSRGDVDDALGKFSLTLIDTLDTLVVLNKTKEFEEAVKKVIKDVNLDNDIVVSVFETNIRVLGGLLGGHSVAIMLKEKGEYMQWYNGELLHMAKELGYKLLPAFNTTSGLPYPRVNLKFGVRHPEARTGTETDTCTACAGTLILEFAALSRFTGTSIFEEYARKALDFIWEKRQRSSNLVGVTINIHTGDWVRKDSGVGAGIDSYYEYLLKAYVLLGDDSFLERFNTHYDAIMRYISQPPLLLDVHIHKPMLNARTWMDSLLAFFPGLQVLKGDIRPAIETHEMLYQVIKKHNFLPEAFTTDFRVHWAQHPLRPEFAESTYFLYKATGDPYYLEVGKTLIENLNKYARVPCGFAAMKDVRTGSHEDRMDSFFLAEMFKYLYLLFADKEDMIFDIEDYIFTTEAHLLPLWLSTANQTISKKNTTTEYTELDDSNFDWTCPNTQILFPNDPMFAQSIREPLKNVVDKSCPRGVSRVEESLGSGPKPPLRARDFMASNPEHLEILKKMGVSLIHLKDGRVQLVQHAVQAASSLDAEDGLRFMQEMIELSSQQQKEQQLPPRAVQIVSHPFFGRVVLTAGPAQFGMDLSKHKTGTRGFVATIKPYNGCSEITNPEAVKEKIALMQRGQCMFAEKARNIQKAGAIGGIVIDDNEGSSSDTAPLFQMAGDGKNTDDITIPMLFLFNKEGNIILDAIREYEAVEVLLSDKAKDRDLEVENMDQKSAENDSHKQNSEEDTSASQDVGAVSEEPEEGESSDVPDPDSLSPAHADSDSVSGSHQDSSVPGADGAGAAEPACAPGDSRPQEHTGTQPSSKGSWDNKAQPMESILADWNEDIEAFEMMEKDEL
- the EDEM3 gene encoding ER degradation-enhancing alpha-mannosidase-like protein 3 isoform X1, which produces MSGAAGCQGGGSERGPRWRRPWKLLALGLLSASSVLAAAPGAGAMSKEEKRQLGNQVLEMFDHAYSNYMEHAYPADELMPLTCRGRVRGQEPSRGDVDDALGKFSLTLIDTLDTLVVLNKTKEFEEAVKKVIKDVNLDNDIVVSVFETNIRVLGGLLGGHSVAIMLKEKGEYMQWYNGELLHMAKELGYKLLPAFNTTSGLPYPRVNLKFGVRHPEARTGTETDTCTACAGTLILEFAALSRFTGTSIFEEYARKALDFIWEKRQRSSNLVGVTINIHTGDWVRKDSGVGAGIDSYYEYLLKAYVLLGDDSFLERFNTHYDAIMRYISQPPLLLDVHIHKPMLNARTWMDSLLAFFPGLQVLKGDIRPAIETHEMLYQVIKKHNFLPEAFTTDFRVHWAQHPLRPEFAESTYFLYKATGDPYYLEVGKTLIENLNKYARVPCGFAAMKDVRTGSHEDRMDSFFLAEMFKYLYLLFADKEDMIFDIEDYIFTTEAHLLPLWLSTANQTISKKNTTTEYTELDDSNFDWTCPNTQILFPNDPMFAQSIREPLKNVVDKSCPRGVSRVEESLGSGPKPPLRARDFMASNPEHLEILKKMGVSLIHLKDGRVQLVQHAVQAASSLDAEDGLRFMQEMIELSSQQQKEQQLPPRAVQIVSHPFFGRVVLTAGPAQFGMDLSKHKTGTRGFVATIKPYNGCSEITNPEAVKEKIALMQRGQCMFAEKARNIQKAGAIGGIVIDDNEGSSSDTAPLFQMAGDGKNTDDITIPMLFLFNKEGNIILDAIREYEAVEVLLSDKAKDRATIFKGKTIPNYIIDSNLEVENMDQKSAENDSHKQNSEEDTSASQDVGAVSEEPEEGESSDVPDPDSLSPAHADSDSVSGSHQDSSVPGADGAGAAEPACAPGDSRPQEHTGTQPSSKGSWDNKAQPMESILADWNEDIEAFEMMEKDEL